Proteins co-encoded in one Epinephelus moara isolate mb chromosome 11, YSFRI_EMoa_1.0, whole genome shotgun sequence genomic window:
- the lztfl1 gene encoding leucine zipper transcription factor-like protein 1 isoform X1, which produces MAEFGFNEHHQNEVINYMRFARSKRVLRLKTIDSCFEELKDSRLVEETFTVDEVKEMLDGLQAVVRGEVEMELINTAHTNVLLLRQLFSQAEKFYLRLQSDISELENRELLEQVAEFEKTDFKTTDKINQETSKPKLAPLNEGGVSELLNKEIARLQEENDKLKARLRTLEAQAMSALDERTKAERALKDLQKVQGEQQFAAQSKEISSLEDTVAALREDYERSLSANTASQKDLQENLISAKHELLRVQEQLSLAEKELDKKFQQTAAYRNMKEILTKKNEQIKEIRKRLQRYEPNE; this is translated from the exons ATG GCTGAATTTGGATTTAATGAACACCATCAGAATGAAGTCATCAATTACATGCGGTTTGCACGATCAAAGAGGGTCCTGAGACTAAAGACTATTGATTCCTGCTTTGAAGAGCTCAAAGACAGCAG GCTGGTGGAGGAAACCTTCACAGTGGACGAGGTAAAGGAGATGCTGGATGGGCTGCAGGCGGTGGTGCGTGGGGAGGTGGAGATGGAGCTCATCAATACAGCCCACACTAATGTGCTGCTGCTCAGGCAGCTCTTCTCACAGGCAGAGAAGTTTTACCTGCGACTGCAGAGTGATATCTCAGAGCTGGAGAACAG GGAGCTGTTAGAGCAAGTGGCTGAATTTGAGAAGACAGACTTTAAAACCACTGATAAG ATAAACCAGGAAACAAGCAAACCCAAGCTAGCACCACTGAATGAAGGTGGAGTGTCTGAACTTCTTAACAAG GAGATAGCAAGACTACAGGAGGAGAATGATAAACTGAAAGCCAGGCTGCGGACTTTAGAAGCCCAG GCAATGAGTGCCCTGGACGAGAGAACCAAGGCAGAGAGAGCTCTGAAAGACCTTCAGAAGGTGCAAGGTGAACAGCAG TTTGCTGCGCAATCCAAGGAGATCAGCAGTCTCGAGGACACGGTGGCAGCTCTGAGGGAGGACTATGAGAGGTCTCTTAGTGCCAACACTGCCTCCCAGAAGGATCTGCAGGAGAACCTGATCTCTGCCAAACATGAACTTCTGCGAGTGCAGGAGCAGCTCTCCTTGGCAGAGAAG GAGTTGGACAAGAAGTTCCAGCAAACTGCGGCCTACcgcaacatgaaggagatccTGACCAAGAAAAATGAGCAGATCAAAGAAATTAGGAAACGATTGCAGAG ATATGAGCCCAATGAATGA
- the lztfl1 gene encoding leucine zipper transcription factor-like protein 1 isoform X2, with translation MAEFGFNEHHQNEVINYMRFARSKRVLRLKTIDSCFEELKDSRLVEETFTVDEVKEMLDGLQAVVRGEVEMELINTAHTNVLLLRQLFSQAEKFYLRLQSDISELENRELLEQVAEFEKTDFKTTDKINQETSKPKLAPLNEGGVSELLNKEIARLQEENDKLKARLRTLEAQAMSALDERTKAERALKDLQKVQGEQQEISSLEDTVAALREDYERSLSANTASQKDLQENLISAKHELLRVQEQLSLAEKELDKKFQQTAAYRNMKEILTKKNEQIKEIRKRLQRYEPNE, from the exons ATG GCTGAATTTGGATTTAATGAACACCATCAGAATGAAGTCATCAATTACATGCGGTTTGCACGATCAAAGAGGGTCCTGAGACTAAAGACTATTGATTCCTGCTTTGAAGAGCTCAAAGACAGCAG GCTGGTGGAGGAAACCTTCACAGTGGACGAGGTAAAGGAGATGCTGGATGGGCTGCAGGCGGTGGTGCGTGGGGAGGTGGAGATGGAGCTCATCAATACAGCCCACACTAATGTGCTGCTGCTCAGGCAGCTCTTCTCACAGGCAGAGAAGTTTTACCTGCGACTGCAGAGTGATATCTCAGAGCTGGAGAACAG GGAGCTGTTAGAGCAAGTGGCTGAATTTGAGAAGACAGACTTTAAAACCACTGATAAG ATAAACCAGGAAACAAGCAAACCCAAGCTAGCACCACTGAATGAAGGTGGAGTGTCTGAACTTCTTAACAAG GAGATAGCAAGACTACAGGAGGAGAATGATAAACTGAAAGCCAGGCTGCGGACTTTAGAAGCCCAG GCAATGAGTGCCCTGGACGAGAGAACCAAGGCAGAGAGAGCTCTGAAAGACCTTCAGAAGGTGCAAGGTGAACAGCAG GAGATCAGCAGTCTCGAGGACACGGTGGCAGCTCTGAGGGAGGACTATGAGAGGTCTCTTAGTGCCAACACTGCCTCCCAGAAGGATCTGCAGGAGAACCTGATCTCTGCCAAACATGAACTTCTGCGAGTGCAGGAGCAGCTCTCCTTGGCAGAGAAG GAGTTGGACAAGAAGTTCCAGCAAACTGCGGCCTACcgcaacatgaaggagatccTGACCAAGAAAAATGAGCAGATCAAAGAAATTAGGAAACGATTGCAGAG ATATGAGCCCAATGAATGA
- the lztfl1 gene encoding leucine zipper transcription factor-like protein 1 isoform X3, whose translation MRFARSKRVLRLKTIDSCFEELKDSRLVEETFTVDEVKEMLDGLQAVVRGEVEMELINTAHTNVLLLRQLFSQAEKFYLRLQSDISELENRELLEQVAEFEKTDFKTTDKINQETSKPKLAPLNEGGVSELLNKEIARLQEENDKLKARLRTLEAQAMSALDERTKAERALKDLQKVQGEQQFAAQSKEISSLEDTVAALREDYERSLSANTASQKDLQENLISAKHELLRVQEQLSLAEKELDKKFQQTAAYRNMKEILTKKNEQIKEIRKRLQRYEPNE comes from the exons ATGCGGTTTGCACGATCAAAGAGGGTCCTGAGACTAAAGACTATTGATTCCTGCTTTGAAGAGCTCAAAGACAGCAG GCTGGTGGAGGAAACCTTCACAGTGGACGAGGTAAAGGAGATGCTGGATGGGCTGCAGGCGGTGGTGCGTGGGGAGGTGGAGATGGAGCTCATCAATACAGCCCACACTAATGTGCTGCTGCTCAGGCAGCTCTTCTCACAGGCAGAGAAGTTTTACCTGCGACTGCAGAGTGATATCTCAGAGCTGGAGAACAG GGAGCTGTTAGAGCAAGTGGCTGAATTTGAGAAGACAGACTTTAAAACCACTGATAAG ATAAACCAGGAAACAAGCAAACCCAAGCTAGCACCACTGAATGAAGGTGGAGTGTCTGAACTTCTTAACAAG GAGATAGCAAGACTACAGGAGGAGAATGATAAACTGAAAGCCAGGCTGCGGACTTTAGAAGCCCAG GCAATGAGTGCCCTGGACGAGAGAACCAAGGCAGAGAGAGCTCTGAAAGACCTTCAGAAGGTGCAAGGTGAACAGCAG TTTGCTGCGCAATCCAAGGAGATCAGCAGTCTCGAGGACACGGTGGCAGCTCTGAGGGAGGACTATGAGAGGTCTCTTAGTGCCAACACTGCCTCCCAGAAGGATCTGCAGGAGAACCTGATCTCTGCCAAACATGAACTTCTGCGAGTGCAGGAGCAGCTCTCCTTGGCAGAGAAG GAGTTGGACAAGAAGTTCCAGCAAACTGCGGCCTACcgcaacatgaaggagatccTGACCAAGAAAAATGAGCAGATCAAAGAAATTAGGAAACGATTGCAGAG ATATGAGCCCAATGAATGA